The Cellulomonas fulva genome includes a window with the following:
- a CDS encoding geranylgeranyl reductase family protein, with protein sequence MVVRTDDADVIVVGAGPAGAATAYHCARAGLDVLLLEKASFPRDKVCGDGLTPRAVAELVRMAVPIREQDGWIRNEGLRVLGGGHRLELPWPEISSYPSYGLARSRMSLDHLLADHARAAGAKLHERTNVTGVVRDERTGRVAGVTARPVDDDGRRAGDEVTYRSRVVVAADGVSARIATGVGRTKRDDRPMGVAVRTYFRTPRHDDAWMESHLELWDGEPGKSNLMPGYGWIFALGDGTANVGLGSVSSTAAATKVDYKALFAAWMANAPAEWEFTPENQVGPVRGAALPMGFNRGPLYADGLLLAGDAAGMVSPFNGEGIAYGLQAGRVAADAISQGLARGTAAGRERALATYQRRMKDDLGGYYTLGRVFVKLIEHPEVMRLCTRYGLPRPLLMKFVLKLLSDCYEPHGGDVVDRTISALARIAPAA encoded by the coding sequence GTGGTGGTGAGGACCGATGACGCGGACGTCATCGTCGTGGGCGCGGGCCCTGCGGGTGCCGCGACCGCCTACCACTGCGCACGTGCGGGCCTCGACGTCCTGCTGCTCGAGAAGGCGTCGTTCCCGCGGGACAAGGTCTGCGGAGACGGTCTGACGCCGCGGGCGGTCGCGGAGCTGGTGCGGATGGCCGTGCCGATCCGCGAGCAGGACGGCTGGATCCGCAACGAGGGGCTGCGGGTGCTCGGCGGAGGGCACCGCCTCGAGCTGCCGTGGCCGGAGATCTCGTCGTACCCGTCCTACGGCCTGGCGCGCTCCCGGATGAGCCTCGACCACCTGCTGGCGGACCACGCGCGGGCCGCAGGCGCCAAGCTGCACGAGCGGACGAACGTGACGGGCGTCGTGCGCGACGAGCGCACGGGTCGCGTCGCGGGCGTGACGGCGCGTCCCGTCGACGACGACGGCCGACGCGCGGGCGACGAGGTGACCTACCGGTCGCGCGTCGTGGTGGCGGCCGACGGCGTGAGCGCCCGCATCGCGACGGGCGTGGGCCGCACCAAGCGCGACGACCGGCCCATGGGCGTGGCCGTCCGCACCTACTTCCGCACCCCGCGGCACGACGACGCGTGGATGGAGTCGCACCTCGAGCTGTGGGACGGCGAGCCCGGGAAGTCGAACCTGATGCCGGGCTACGGCTGGATCTTCGCGCTCGGGGACGGCACCGCGAACGTGGGGCTGGGCTCGGTGAGCTCGACGGCCGCCGCGACGAAGGTCGACTACAAGGCGCTGTTCGCGGCGTGGATGGCCAACGCACCCGCCGAGTGGGAGTTCACGCCGGAGAACCAGGTGGGCCCGGTGCGCGGCGCCGCGCTGCCGATGGGGTTCAACCGTGGCCCGCTGTACGCTGACGGCCTGCTCCTGGCGGGCGACGCGGCGGGCATGGTGAGCCCGTTCAACGGCGAGGGCATCGCGTACGGCCTGCAGGCGGGCCGGGTCGCGGCGGACGCGATCTCGCAGGGCCTCGCCCGGGGCACGGCTGCCGGCCGCGAGCGCGCGCTCGCCACCTACCAGCGCCGCATGAAGGACGACCTGGGCGGCTACTACACGCTCGGGCGCGTCTTCGTGAAGCTCATCGAGCACCCGGAGGTCATGCGGCTGTGCACGCGGTACGGCCTGCCCCGGCCGCTGCTGATGAAGTTCGTGCTCAAGCTCCTGTCCGACTGCTACGAGCCGCACGGCGGCGACGTGGTGGACCGGACGATCTCCGCTCTCGCCCGGATCGCTCCGGCGGCCTGA
- a CDS encoding trypsin-like peptidase domain-containing protein — MTTPAPENHPQAAPTEPLSPVPAPPATPAPAAATQPHEPVAATQQMAAQPPSTPTYAQPYGPGGAAPAQTPAQTHAQTPAHAPAGYGHAFGAPQPQQAPPAPPQGPWGFAAEGAPAPQPVRGERKRRIWIPVTAAAASALVLGAAAVGVAYGLDEDGPSAGTASGSSFADLGQTSTDTVPVSGSNSDAPDWEAVAAAVQPSVVAIQTTTQSGSALGSGVVIDDAGHVVTNNHVVAGAQDDQVQVTLSDGRIFTADVVGTDPTTDLAVIKLVDPPQDLSPAALGSSADVNVGESVMAVGNPLGLQSTVTTGIVSALDRPVTTQGEDGSSTTVTNAIQVDASVNPGNSGGPLFDAQGRVIGINSSIATLSSESGSIGLGFAIPVDLVKNIAGQLIDDGTAEHAFLGVGLNDGTATVDGVTRAGAVVEQVSDGSPAAKAGLENGDVIVGIDGDAVGGAESLTAYVRSYASGTKVQLTVVRDGASKDIEVTLATKEDTATSQGDQGQGTLPGQGDQGQGTVPDQGQGDQGQGDQGQGDSQGQQMPDLQNMTPEELWQWLQEHQGEQG, encoded by the coding sequence ATGACCACCCCTGCTCCCGAGAACCACCCCCAGGCAGCGCCCACCGAGCCGCTGTCGCCCGTCCCCGCGCCGCCGGCCACCCCGGCGCCCGCCGCGGCGACGCAGCCCCACGAGCCCGTCGCCGCCACGCAGCAGATGGCCGCGCAGCCGCCGTCCACGCCGACGTACGCCCAGCCGTACGGCCCCGGCGGCGCGGCTCCGGCACAGACTCCCGCGCAGACCCACGCACAGACTCCCGCTCACGCCCCCGCGGGCTACGGCCACGCCTTCGGCGCCCCGCAGCCGCAGCAGGCTCCGCCCGCCCCGCCGCAGGGGCCGTGGGGCTTTGCGGCCGAGGGCGCCCCGGCCCCGCAGCCCGTCCGCGGCGAGCGCAAGCGCCGCATCTGGATCCCCGTGACCGCGGCGGCCGCCTCCGCGCTCGTGCTCGGTGCCGCCGCCGTGGGCGTCGCCTACGGTCTGGACGAGGACGGCCCGAGCGCCGGCACCGCGTCGGGCTCGTCGTTCGCCGACCTCGGGCAGACCTCGACCGACACCGTGCCGGTGTCCGGCTCGAACAGCGACGCCCCGGACTGGGAGGCCGTCGCCGCGGCCGTGCAGCCGTCCGTGGTCGCGATCCAGACGACCACGCAGTCGGGCAGCGCGCTCGGCTCCGGCGTCGTGATCGACGACGCCGGCCACGTGGTCACCAACAACCACGTCGTCGCCGGCGCGCAGGACGACCAGGTCCAGGTCACGCTGTCCGACGGACGGATCTTCACCGCCGACGTCGTGGGCACCGACCCGACGACCGACCTCGCCGTGATCAAGCTCGTCGACCCGCCGCAGGACCTCTCGCCCGCCGCGCTCGGCAGCTCGGCCGACGTCAACGTCGGCGAGTCCGTGATGGCCGTCGGCAACCCGCTCGGCCTGCAGAGCACCGTCACCACCGGCATCGTCTCCGCGCTCGACCGCCCGGTCACGACGCAGGGTGAGGACGGCTCGTCGACCACCGTGACGAACGCGATCCAGGTCGACGCGTCGGTCAACCCCGGCAACTCCGGCGGGCCGCTGTTCGACGCGCAGGGCCGCGTCATCGGGATCAACTCGTCGATCGCCACGCTCTCGAGCGAGTCGGGCTCGATCGGCCTCGGCTTCGCGATCCCCGTCGACCTGGTCAAGAACATCGCCGGCCAGCTCATCGACGACGGCACCGCGGAGCACGCGTTCCTCGGCGTCGGCCTGAACGACGGCACGGCGACCGTGGACGGCGTCACGCGCGCCGGTGCCGTGGTCGAGCAGGTCAGCGACGGCTCGCCGGCCGCGAAGGCGGGGCTCGAGAACGGCGACGTGATCGTCGGCATCGACGGCGACGCCGTCGGCGGCGCCGAGTCGCTCACGGCGTACGTCCGCTCCTACGCCAGCGGCACCAAGGTGCAGCTCACGGTGGTCCGCGACGGCGCCTCGAAGGACATCGAGGTGACCCTCGCGACCAAGGAGGACACCGCGACGTCGCAGGGTGACCAGGGCCAGGGCACGCTCCCGGGGCAGGGCGACCAGGGGCAGGGCACCGTGCCGGACCAGGGCCAGGGCGACCAGGGCCAGGGCGACCAGGGCCAGGGCGACAGCCAGGGCCAGCAGATGCCCGACCTGCAGAACATGACTCCCGAGGAGCTGTGGCAGTGGCTCCAGGAGCACCAGGGCGAGCAGGGCTGA
- a CDS encoding NuoB/complex I 20 kDa subunit family protein, producing MGIEEAPSGFLLTTIEDLVGYFRKGSLWPVTFGLACCAIEMMSAGAPRYDLSRFGMEVFRASPRQADLMIVAGRVSQKMAPVVRQVYDQMSAPKWVLSMGVCASSGGMFNNYAIVQGVDHIVPVDIYLPGCPPRPEMLINAILTLHDQIQNEPLGVNRKEAAAAAEAAALAATPTSHMTGLLR from the coding sequence ATGGGGATCGAGGAAGCACCCTCGGGTTTCCTGCTGACGACGATCGAGGACCTGGTCGGCTACTTCCGCAAGGGATCGCTGTGGCCGGTCACGTTCGGTCTCGCGTGCTGCGCGATCGAGATGATGTCCGCCGGCGCGCCGCGCTACGACCTGTCGCGGTTCGGGATGGAGGTCTTCCGCGCGTCCCCGCGCCAGGCCGACCTGATGATCGTCGCGGGCCGGGTGAGCCAGAAGATGGCCCCCGTCGTCCGGCAGGTCTACGACCAGATGTCGGCGCCCAAGTGGGTCCTGTCGATGGGCGTGTGCGCGAGCTCGGGCGGCATGTTCAACAACTACGCGATCGTCCAGGGCGTCGACCACATCGTGCCGGTGGACATCTACCTGCCGGGCTGCCCGCCGCGGCCGGAGATGCTCATCAACGCGATCCTCACGCTGCACGACCAGATCCAGAACGAGCCGCTGGGCGTGAACCGCAAGGAGGCCGCCGCGGCGGCCGAGGCGGCGGCGCTGGCGGCGACGCCGACGTCGCACATGACGGGGCTGCTGCGATGA
- a CDS encoding NADH-quinone oxidoreductase subunit C has product MSDEKELKQDAADAAKPGEGTTAAQPATQAALEAGGQNIPAQAPRTPLEVVDVRHGLFGVHGSGDTSGYGGLVTTVILPGPSERPYGGWFDEVVDVLAELLDESGTGYANAVESVVVDRGELTLFVVRDHLVEVCRHLRDDQDLRFELGLGVSGVHYPHDEGRELHAVLHLTSVTHSRSLRLEVAVSDADPHLPSTTSVYPGHDWHERETFDFFGMVFDGHPGLARIEMPDDWPGHPQRKDYPLGGIPVEYKGATVPPADQRRSYS; this is encoded by the coding sequence ATGAGCGACGAGAAGGAGCTGAAGCAGGACGCCGCCGACGCCGCGAAGCCGGGGGAGGGCACCACCGCCGCCCAGCCGGCGACGCAGGCGGCACTGGAGGCGGGCGGCCAGAACATCCCCGCGCAGGCGCCGCGCACCCCGCTCGAGGTCGTGGACGTGCGGCACGGCCTGTTCGGCGTGCACGGGTCGGGCGACACCAGCGGCTACGGCGGCCTGGTGACCACCGTGATCCTGCCGGGACCGAGCGAGCGGCCGTACGGCGGCTGGTTCGACGAGGTGGTCGACGTCCTGGCCGAGCTCCTCGACGAGTCCGGGACGGGGTACGCGAACGCGGTCGAGTCCGTGGTCGTGGACCGCGGCGAGCTCACGCTCTTCGTGGTGCGCGACCACCTGGTCGAGGTCTGCCGGCACCTGCGGGACGACCAGGACCTGCGGTTCGAGCTGGGGCTCGGCGTCTCCGGGGTCCACTACCCGCACGACGAGGGGCGCGAGCTGCACGCCGTGCTCCACCTGACGTCGGTGACGCACTCGCGCAGCCTGCGGCTCGAGGTCGCGGTGAGCGACGCCGACCCGCACCTGCCGTCGACGACGAGCGTCTACCCGGGCCACGACTGGCACGAGCGCGAGACGTTCGACTTCTTCGGGATGGTCTTCGACGGCCATCCTGGGCTCGCCCGCATCGAGATGCCCGACGACTGGCCCGGCCACCCCCAGCGCAAGGACTACCCGCTGGGCGGCATCCCGGTCGAGTACAAGGGCGCGACCGTCCCGCCCGCGGACCAGCGGAGGTCCTACAGCTGA
- the menD gene encoding 2-succinyl-5-enolpyruvyl-6-hydroxy-3-cyclohexene-1-carboxylic-acid synthase translates to MSSPAVAAARVLVQAFAALGVQDVVLAPGSRSAPLAYALADAAAPDGERPEGAPALRLHVRVDERSATFLALGLARGSAYGDTGEGPTSAARPVLMVTTSGTAAANAHPAVLEAHHSGVPLVVVTADRPHELRGTGANQTTEQAGLFGGAVRLALDVPAPVGLPDEPRDLRRLATRAVAAATGARTGDPGPVHLNLAFRDPLVPDDEPWPAAAATGLAVVPGPVVGVPTSTGATPAVTARVTERATERATERATERAAERTHERLADRSSRRGGVPTVVVAGDGAGPAARRLAEANAWPLLAEPSSGARGGPCAIAAYRLLLAREDLGGRVRRVVVLGRPTLSRPVQRLLAREDVEVLVVAPRGADWPDASRSADQVLTEVPARMRHGRTAGPAGWLEDWRAADARAAAAIDDVLDHGPEAARGRRSRTGARVTGPVLARVVAAVSEPDDVLVVGSSNPVRDLDLVARWDRPPLVLANRGLAGIDGTIATATGVALALPRRRVRALVGDLTFLHDVGALLRGPLESPVDLQVVVANDDGGSIFATLEHGEPARAHVFERVFATPHGADLAALCAGYGVRHTRVVDADGLLPALAAPGTGVSVVEVRVDRTGRRAQGERITAAVAAG, encoded by the coding sequence GTGAGCTCACCCGCCGTCGCCGCCGCACGCGTGCTGGTGCAGGCGTTCGCGGCCCTCGGCGTCCAGGACGTGGTGCTGGCGCCGGGCTCGCGGAGCGCGCCGCTGGCGTACGCGCTCGCGGACGCCGCGGCGCCGGACGGCGAGCGGCCCGAGGGTGCACCCGCGCTGCGGCTGCACGTGCGCGTCGACGAGCGCTCGGCGACCTTCCTGGCGCTCGGGCTCGCGCGCGGCTCGGCCTACGGGGACACCGGCGAGGGCCCGACGAGCGCGGCCCGCCCGGTGCTCATGGTGACCACGTCCGGCACCGCGGCGGCGAACGCGCACCCGGCGGTGCTCGAGGCGCACCACAGCGGCGTCCCGCTCGTCGTCGTGACGGCGGACCGGCCGCACGAGCTGCGCGGCACGGGCGCGAACCAGACCACCGAGCAGGCGGGGCTGTTCGGCGGGGCGGTGCGGCTCGCGCTCGACGTCCCCGCACCCGTGGGTCTGCCCGACGAGCCGCGCGACCTGCGCCGTCTGGCGACGCGGGCCGTGGCCGCGGCGACCGGCGCGCGCACCGGCGACCCGGGACCGGTCCACCTCAACCTCGCCTTCCGTGACCCGCTGGTGCCCGACGACGAGCCGTGGCCGGCCGCCGCGGCCACGGGGCTCGCCGTGGTGCCGGGTCCGGTGGTGGGCGTCCCGACGAGCACGGGGGCGACTCCGGCGGTGACCGCGCGCGTGACCGAGCGAGCCACCGAGCGGGCGACCGAGCGGGCGACCGAGCGAGCTGCTGAGCGGACGCACGAGCGGCTCGCCGATCGGTCGTCCCGGCGCGGCGGCGTCCCGACCGTCGTCGTCGCCGGGGACGGAGCCGGGCCGGCCGCGCGCCGCCTGGCCGAGGCGAACGCCTGGCCGCTGCTCGCCGAGCCGTCGTCGGGGGCGCGCGGCGGCCCGTGCGCGATCGCGGCCTACCGGCTCCTGCTGGCACGCGAGGACCTCGGGGGGCGGGTCCGGCGTGTCGTCGTGCTGGGCCGGCCCACGCTGTCGCGGCCCGTGCAGCGGCTGCTCGCGCGCGAGGACGTCGAGGTGCTCGTCGTCGCACCGCGCGGGGCCGACTGGCCCGACGCCAGCCGCAGCGCGGACCAGGTGCTCACCGAGGTGCCGGCGCGCATGCGGCACGGCCGCACCGCCGGCCCGGCCGGCTGGCTCGAGGACTGGCGGGCCGCGGACGCGCGCGCCGCGGCCGCGATCGACGACGTGCTCGACCACGGGCCGGAGGCCGCCCGCGGCCGACGCTCGCGCACCGGCGCCCGCGTCACCGGGCCGGTGCTCGCGCGCGTCGTGGCCGCGGTGAGCGAGCCGGACGACGTGCTCGTCGTCGGCTCGTCGAACCCCGTGCGCGACCTGGACCTGGTCGCCCGGTGGGACCGGCCGCCGCTCGTGCTGGCGAACCGCGGGCTCGCAGGCATCGACGGCACGATCGCGACGGCCACGGGCGTGGCGCTCGCGCTGCCGCGGCGTCGGGTGCGCGCCCTCGTCGGCGACCTGACGTTCCTGCACGACGTGGGCGCGCTGCTGCGCGGGCCGCTCGAGTCACCCGTGGACCTGCAGGTGGTGGTGGCGAACGACGACGGCGGCTCGATCTTCGCGACGCTCGAGCACGGCGAGCCCGCGCGGGCGCACGTCTTCGAGCGGGTGTTCGCGACGCCGCACGGGGCGGACCTCGCGGCGCTGTGCGCGGGGTACGGCGTGCGGCACACGCGGGTGGTGGACGCCGACGGGCTGCTGCCCGCGCTCGCCGCGCCGGGCACGGGCGTCAGCGTCGTCGAGGTCCGGGTGGACCGGACGGGGCGGCGGGCGCAGGGCGAGCGGATCACCGCCGCCGTCGCCGCCGGCTGA
- a CDS encoding isochorismate synthase: protein MSTLTSAPADRLPHPLVVRTVALDLPTRAGDAADPADLLDLLPPAAREGTPLAWVRRGDGLVAWGEVLRLEVTGAARFADAEAVWREVLARAVVRDEVQVPGSGPVAFGSFAFDDESAAGGVIVVPRVVVGRRAGRAWLTTMAAGPDLGPAPVLDELVGQHVPPASPGAVTYTDGAVTAEGWRDVVAAGIAEVRAGRVEKVVLARDVVARTAEPLDVRWALQRLASAYPSCWTFSVDGLLGATPELLVRSEKGLVTSRVLAGTIRRTGDDEADVARAAILAHSSKDLEEHEYAVTSVAHALEPFCSSTNVPDVPFVLHLPNVLHLASDVTGVLGGQAHGHPSSLALAAALHPTAAVCGTPTRAAAELIRRLEGMDRARYAGPVGWFGADGDGEWGIALRSAQTDPADPHRVRLFAGCGIVAASDPAAELAESEAKLVPMRTALSSD from the coding sequence ATGAGCACGCTGACCTCCGCGCCCGCGGACCGGCTCCCCCACCCCCTCGTCGTGCGGACGGTCGCCCTCGACCTGCCGACGCGCGCGGGTGACGCGGCCGATCCCGCGGACCTGCTCGACCTCCTGCCCCCGGCCGCGCGCGAGGGCACGCCGCTCGCCTGGGTGCGGCGCGGCGACGGCCTGGTCGCCTGGGGTGAGGTGCTGCGCCTCGAGGTCACCGGCGCCGCCCGGTTCGCCGACGCGGAGGCCGTGTGGCGCGAGGTGCTGGCCCGCGCCGTGGTGCGCGACGAGGTGCAGGTGCCCGGCTCCGGCCCGGTCGCGTTCGGGTCGTTCGCGTTCGACGACGAGTCCGCGGCCGGTGGCGTGATCGTCGTGCCGCGCGTCGTGGTCGGCCGGCGCGCCGGACGCGCGTGGCTCACGACGATGGCGGCGGGACCCGACCTCGGACCGGCACCCGTGCTCGACGAGCTCGTCGGACAGCACGTGCCGCCCGCCTCGCCCGGCGCGGTGACCTACACCGACGGGGCCGTGACCGCGGAGGGCTGGCGCGACGTCGTCGCCGCCGGCATCGCCGAGGTGCGCGCCGGACGCGTGGAGAAGGTCGTGCTCGCGCGCGACGTCGTCGCCCGGACCGCGGAGCCGCTCGACGTGCGGTGGGCGCTGCAGCGGCTCGCGTCCGCGTACCCCTCGTGCTGGACGTTCAGCGTCGACGGCCTCCTCGGCGCGACGCCCGAGCTGCTGGTCCGCTCCGAGAAGGGACTGGTGACCTCCCGCGTCCTCGCCGGCACCATCCGGCGGACCGGGGACGACGAGGCCGACGTCGCGCGCGCCGCGATCCTGGCGCACTCGTCGAAGGACCTCGAGGAGCACGAGTACGCGGTCACCTCCGTGGCGCACGCGCTCGAGCCGTTCTGCTCGTCGACCAACGTGCCGGACGTGCCGTTCGTGCTGCACCTGCCCAACGTGCTCCACCTGGCCTCGGACGTCACCGGCGTGCTCGGGGGCCAGGCGCACGGGCACCCGTCGTCGCTCGCGCTGGCCGCCGCGCTGCACCCGACCGCCGCGGTCTGCGGGACGCCGACGCGCGCCGCCGCGGAGCTCATCCGGCGCCTCGAGGGCATGGACCGCGCGCGGTACGCCGGGCCGGTCGGCTGGTTCGGCGCGGACGGCGACGGCGAGTGGGGCATCGCGCTGCGCTCGGCGCAGACCGACCCGGCCGACCCGCACCGCGTCCGCCTGTTCGCCGGCTGCGGCATCGTCGCCGCCTCCGACCCGGCCGCCGAGCTCGCCGAGTCCGAGGCGAAGCTCGTGCCCATGCGCACCGCACTCTCGTCGGACTGA
- a CDS encoding demethylmenaquinone methyltransferase, with protein sequence MARASLAKNPDEVATMFDSVAHRYDRTNDVLSMGQDRQWRRATIAALDAQPGQTLLDLAAGTGTSSEPIADSGVLVVPCDLSEGMLGVGKTRRPDLPFVAGDAMHLPFADESFDAVTMSFGLRNVPDVPAALDELLRVTKPGGRLVVCEFSRPTFAPFRAVYTGYLTHALPRVARVVSKETDAYTYLAETIRDWPDQRELGLMIKRAGWEKVAFRNLSGGIVALHRATRPA encoded by the coding sequence ATGGCGCGTGCGAGCTTGGCCAAGAACCCCGACGAGGTCGCGACGATGTTCGACTCCGTCGCGCACCGGTACGACCGGACCAACGACGTGCTGTCGATGGGGCAGGACCGGCAGTGGCGCCGCGCGACGATCGCCGCGCTCGACGCCCAGCCGGGGCAGACGCTGCTGGACCTCGCGGCGGGCACGGGCACGTCGTCGGAGCCGATCGCGGACTCGGGCGTGCTCGTCGTCCCGTGCGACCTGTCCGAGGGGATGCTGGGCGTCGGCAAGACGCGACGCCCGGACCTGCCGTTCGTCGCGGGCGACGCGATGCACCTGCCCTTCGCGGACGAGTCGTTCGACGCGGTGACGATGTCGTTCGGCCTGCGCAACGTGCCCGACGTCCCGGCGGCGCTCGACGAGCTGCTGCGGGTCACCAAGCCGGGCGGCCGCCTGGTGGTGTGCGAGTTCTCGCGACCCACCTTCGCGCCGTTCCGGGCGGTCTACACGGGGTACCTGACGCACGCCCTGCCGCGCGTCGCGCGCGTGGTCAGCAAGGAGACCGACGCGTACACGTACCTCGCCGAGACCATCCGCGACTGGCCGGACCAGCGCGAGCTCGGTCTGATGATCAAGCGCGCCGGCTGGGAGAAGGTCGCCTTCCGGAACCTCTCCGGCGGGATCGTCGCGCTGCACCGCGCAACCCGCCCCGCCTGA
- a CDS encoding NADH-quinone oxidoreductase subunit A, translating into MTNPYVPLLWLMGIAAVLALGGVGASAIIGPKRYNRAKLEAYECGIQPTPHAIGGGRFPIKYYLVAMTFIVFDVEVVFLYPWAVSFVELALFGLVAMLGFLVLITVPFVYEWRRGGLEWD; encoded by the coding sequence ATGACCAACCCGTACGTGCCCCTCCTGTGGCTCATGGGCATCGCCGCGGTCCTCGCCCTCGGCGGCGTCGGCGCCAGCGCGATCATCGGCCCCAAGCGGTACAACCGCGCCAAGCTCGAGGCGTACGAGTGCGGCATCCAGCCCACCCCGCACGCGATCGGCGGCGGACGCTTCCCGATCAAGTACTACCTGGTCGCGATGACGTTCATCGTCTTCGACGTCGAGGTCGTCTTCCTGTACCCGTGGGCCGTGAGCTTCGTGGAGCTCGCGCTGTTCGGGCTGGTGGCGATGCTCGGCTTCCTGGTGCTGATCACCGTGCCGTTCGTCTACGAGTGGCGGCGCGGGGGCCTCGAGTGGGACTGA